One Thunnus thynnus chromosome 18, fThuThy2.1, whole genome shotgun sequence genomic region harbors:
- the arhgap18 gene encoding rho GTPase-activating protein 18 translates to MSRQQQQTQGVVLTGYHSNAEMLPKTGTCAPCPAAQDHEPSRRTGHYTVQQNQNTHHGDRSGPASTTSSTKPTSTDPSSLPNPSAAPGSRSQHSSSPKPGSSPRHSPNSRLRPRPTCERFNSQDSLDELEMDDYWKEVENITRSGGEAGRGEGGGEGEVQEEEQQKIPEEGEQEEAWLTEAGLARLFDDSLAADQDQEEDNAVFLSTLTRTQAAAVQRRVTTLQQTLLRRRNRQHVPDVRDIFRPPEKDEEPGKGGSENGQKDVTSAETETVMNVEVAFSEQALSYRDNNQRLKVTTSMNSPDDKLPNFKLLRDKTGQTRIGDLSPLDMKKVRRLALVEMTALFDTAGIDLKAHKAVKVKTKESGLFGVPLVTLLDQDQKRSPGTKVPFILQRLINHIEEEGLDTEGLLRIPGAATRVKSLCQELESSFYDGIFPWQQLKQHDAASLLKLFIRELPHPILTVEYLNAFIAVNKLPTKKQQLQALNLLVLLLPEANRDTLKALVEFFQRVIDHQAKNKMTLNNVSVVIAPNIFMFKGFRSKVTEQQEFSMATSTANIVRLLIRYQNLLWTIPKFILTQVRQQNMESQRKQNKERAVRKLLKKMTTEKPPDKAVPEESSQGFIRIQAPHFSKRSMAVELTAELQAADVLARFLSQESSVAVKQEDLCLYEIGGNIKERCLDGETYMKDLIQLNPTAEWVIKAVQR, encoded by the exons CCGCAGAACAGGCCACTACACTGTTCAACAGAACCAGAACACACATCATGGAGACAGATCCGGGCCCGCCAGTACCACCAGCAGTACAAAACCCACCAGCACCGACCCATCATCCCTCCCCAATCCGAGTGCGGCACCGGGCTCCAGGTCTCAGCATTCCTCCAGCCCAAAGCCTGGCTCCAGCCCCCGGCATAGTCCCAATTCCAGGCTCAGGCCCCGACCCACATGTGAGCGCTTCAACTCTCAG GACTCTCTGGACGAGCTGGAGATGGATGACTATTGGAAGGAGGTAGAGAACATCACTCGATCGGGAGGAGAAGCAGGGAGGGGAGAAGGTGGAGGAGAAGGGGAAGTgcaagaggaggagcagcagaaaaTTCCTGAGG AGGGGGAGCAGGAGGAGGCGTGGCTTACAGAGGCGGGGCTAGCACGGTTGTTCGATGATTCATTGGCAGCTGACCAGGATCAG GAAGAGGACAACGCTGTGTTTCTGTCGACGCTGACCAGAACTCAGGCGGCAGCCGTACAACGGCGTGTGACTACACTACAGCAGACATTGCTACGGCGACGCAACCGACAACACGTTCCCGATGTTAGGGATATATTCCGACCTCCGGAAAAG GATGAGGAGCCTGGCAAAGGGGGAAGTGAGAACGGACAAAAAGATGTCACATCAGCTG AAACGGAGACTGTAATGAACGTTGAAGTGGCGTTTTCAGAGCAGGCGCTCAGTTACAGGGACAACAATCAAAGGTTAAAGGTCACCACTAGCATGAACTCGCCTGATGACAAACTGCCG AACTTTAAGTTGCTCCGAGATAAAACAGGTCAGACCAGAATAGGAGATCTGTCTCCTCTGGATATGAAAAAG GTGCGTAGGCTTGCGCTTGTGGAGATGACTGCTCTGTTTGATACAGCTGGGATAGACCTTAAGGCGCACAAAGCTGTCAAAGTTAAGACTAAag aaAGCGGTCTATTCGGTGTTCCTCTTGTTACTTTATTGGATCAGGACCAGAAGAGATCTCCTGGGACCAAAGTGCCATTCATACTGCAGAGG CTTATCAATCATATCGAGGAGGAAGGATTAGACACAGAGGGGCTGCTTCGAATCCCTGGAGCAGCCACTAGAGTCAAG TCACTGTGTCAGGAGCTAGAGTCCTCTTTCTATGACGGCATATTTCCATGGCAACAGTTGAAACAGCATGATGCTGCTAGCCTTTTGAAGCTGTTTATCAGGGAGTTACCACATCCAATACTGACTGTGGAGTACCTCAACGCATTTATTGCTGTCAACA AGCTCCCCACAAAGAAGCAACAGCTGCAGGCTTTGAACCTGCTGGTGCTTTTGTTACCTGAGGCCAATCGGGATACTTTAAAG GCATTGGTGGAATTTTTCCAGCGTGTGATTGACCATCAGGCCAAGAATAAAATGACTCTCAACAATGTGTCTGTTGTCATAGCACCCAACATCTTCATGTTTAAGGGTTTCCGCTCCAAGGTTACAGAACAACAGGAGTTCTCCATGGCAACAAGCACAGCCAACATCGTGCGGCTGCTGATTAGATACCAGAATCTTCTATGGACA ATCCCCAAGTTCATTCTGACCCAGGTCAGACAACAAAACATGGAAAGTCAGCGGAAACAGAATAAAGAGAGAGCTGTAAGAAAGCTGCTGAAGAAGATGACCACTGAAAAACCACCTGACAAAGCTGTTCCTGAG GAGAGTTCACAGGGTTTTATCCGCATTCAGGCACCACACTTCAGTAAACGCTCTATGGCAGTTGAGCTAACTGCAGAGTTACAGGCTGCTGATGTATTAGCACGTTTCCTCAGCCAAGAAAG CTCAGTGGCAGTGAAACAAGAAGATTTGTGTCTCTATGAGATTGGTGGAAACATCA AGGAGAGATGTCTAGATGGGGAAACGTATATGAAAGACCTCATCCAGCTGAACCCTACAGCAGAATGGGTCATCAAAGCTGTGCAGCGATGA